The DNA sequence TTGTAAAGAGTATCGTTGGCTGAATCTCGTTAAATATATTTAAATTATGTGGCAGGTTACCCTGTTGATCTAAAACAACTCGCTGTGGATTTCTGCCAAAAGTAAACCTGACATTTAAAGAGGGATTATCCAACAATGCTGTGTTACTACCGATTAATATGGAATCTTCCTCTGTTCGCCAACGGTGCACCAATACGCGCGATTCATCGTTGGTAATCCATTGGGGTTTCTCGTTGGAGTTGGGAGTGCGCAACTTGTCTAAAAATCCGTCTGCCGTTTCAGCCCATTTCAAAATTATGTAAGGACGTTTTTTTTCATTATAAGTAAAGAACCTGCGATTCAGGAATCGACACTCTTTTTCCAAAACACCAACCTTGACATCAACACCAGCTGATTTTAACTTCTCCACTCCTCTCCCACTTACCTCGCTGTATGTATCTGTGGTTCCTATTACAACACGTTTTATACTGTTTTGGATAATCAAATCGGCGCAAGGAGGGGTTTTGCCATGATGCGAACATGGCTCAAGATTAACATACATAGTCGAATCAGAGAGTAATTCCCGTTGCTTAACCGACTGAATAGCATTAACTTCAGCATGCAACTTACCGTATTCCTGATGAAATCCCTCTCCAATTATTTTGTCGTTATGAGTTATTACCGAACCTACCATTGGGTTTGTACTAACGGAGCCTAAGCCTCGTTGTGCAAGATATAGGGCGCGGCGCATCATTTTTTCGTCAAAAAGATTTTGTTCCGGGGTTTCTTTATATTTTTGCGACATGAGTAATTTTACATTTAAAGAGCTAAAAAAACATTTTTCGGATTCGCTTGCGCAAATATACGAACAAAGCGAGATTGATGCACTTTTCTTTCGCTTATTTGAGGATATTTTCGATATCCAAAAGTTCCAAATACAGCTCGATTACAACAACAAAGTTCCCGAACAACAGTTAGAAATCTTGCTCAATTCGCTATCACGGCTACAAGCATCTGAACCTCTGCAATATATAACACAAAAAGCATACTTTTTAGATTTAGAGCTATATGTATCGCCATCGGTGTTGATACCACGCCCTGAAACTGAAGAGTTAGTAAAACATATTTTGCGTGAAAATAGGGAAAAACCAAGAATTATCGACATAGGAACAGGAAGTGGCTGTATATCAATATCTTTAGCTAAATTTATATACGATTCTGAGGTTGTTGCAATAGATATTTCAAAAAATGCTATCGACACTGCACAGCTTAATGCCACGAAATACGGGGTTAATATTGATTTCAAACAGCTCGATATTTTTGAAATATTGGACAGCGATTTTCCTCAAAAGTTTGATATTATTGTTAGCAATCCTCCTTATGTTACCGAATCTGATAAGGCAAATATGCAGAATAATGTTTTACTCTATGAACCTAAAAACGCTCTTTTTGTGCCGGATAGTAGTGCCCTGAAATATTACAATGCTATTGCCAAATTTGCCG is a window from the Bacteroidales bacterium genome containing:
- the ribD gene encoding bifunctional diaminohydroxyphosphoribosylaminopyrimidine deaminase/5-amino-6-(5-phosphoribosylamino)uracil reductase RibD; the encoded protein is MSQKYKETPEQNLFDEKMMRRALYLAQRGLGSVSTNPMVGSVITHNDKIIGEGFHQEYGKLHAEVNAIQSVKQRELLSDSTMYVNLEPCSHHGKTPPCADLIIQNSIKRVVIGTTDTYSEVSGRGVEKLKSAGVDVKVGVLEKECRFLNRRFFTYNEKKRPYIILKWAETADGFLDKLRTPNSNEKPQWITNDESRVLVHRWRTEEDSILIGSNTALLDNPSLNVRFTFGRNPQRVVLDQQGNLPHNLNIFNEIQPTILFTTQPKNYDKINITVEQIDFETSLQEILSRLYNHKVQSIIVEGGLQVLNSFIKQDLWDEARRFVGVINFGNGVVAPKIHAEHNEHIFVGSSLLYLYFNKQMS
- the prmC gene encoding peptide chain release factor N(5)-glutamine methyltransferase — encoded protein: MSNFTFKELKKHFSDSLAQIYEQSEIDALFFRLFEDIFDIQKFQIQLDYNNKVPEQQLEILLNSLSRLQASEPLQYITQKAYFLDLELYVSPSVLIPRPETEELVKHILRENREKPRIIDIGTGSGCISISLAKFIYDSEVVAIDISKNAIDTAQLNATKYGVNIDFKQLDIFEILDSDFPQKFDIIVSNPPYVTESDKANMQNNVLLYEPKNALFVPDSSALKYYNAIAKFAETNLAKKGIVWVEINERFGNETCDVFAQYFSNVKLYNDFRDKSRFVRATNT